The Drosophila innubila isolate TH190305 chromosome 2L unlocalized genomic scaffold, UK_Dinn_1.0 4_B_2L, whole genome shotgun sequence genome segment ataagtttaaaatttgctaaagaagataatattcataaaatgttaccaaaataaattattgaaaattaaaataaagcaatttttaaaatattgtatagaTATACACATAATTacagttaatttaataaaaaataatatacaattagaaaatgttattttaaacttttatgcTTGCATAATCACATAGATAAATCATGCGTGGATATATTTCTGTTAAGTATATTATGTTTGTCATGTaatcgaaattaattttaatatgattgATACGAtttagtaaaacaaaaaaccctttcaaaaacttttggcGCACAATAAATCATCGAAACAAAAATTGTGCACGCGGCACACATTAGTCAAAGAGGCCAAAAGTCAGCTAAAgtcgttattattattatgagttttcttattgctgttattgttgctgttgctgttgctggcaaaaaaaaaaacaaaacgcataaaaatttaacagcaCGGCAGAGGAGAGTACAAacaattaactaaaaataacataacagAGTAGGCAGTGACCCAGAAGACTGGGGCCCAAGAAACACACAAATATGATTAATGAACGTCACAATAGCATTTCGGGAAAGTTACATAAATTAACACATGTCTTTGCCGTAATGAGTTGACTATATAGTCGACTATAGTCAAGTCGTGTCAGTTGCCGTCAGCCAAAGGCGGTAAAACTACTTAATACTCATAATGAATGTGctagatattaatttttgcttaataGTTTTTCACTAATGTTCAGTTCAGCTACTAAATAGCAGGTGAATTTGAGTAAGTAAATCACATGAATATTTATCATTTCTTTTTAacgataaaatatttgaatcgTATTTCACTGACAGTCCACTGTATATTCAGAAAGAGACCCCTTCCATGAAATCTAAAAGGAATtcagaattattttaatatataataataataaaggtaactttcttaaaaattcCACCCAAAATATATGCTAATTCTCTGACctaataaacaatttgtactTCTTTAATGCTTTAGGTTCTTAGCCAGGGGCGAATCCCGAAAGCTGTCAAGGGAATCTTCTCCATCTACAAATCTCCTCACGTCTGTcacataaattgttgttttttttttgtgtacaaCAAGTGAAAACCAAACAAGTAGGACGGCTCGGGGCAAAAAGCTTTGACTAAACAAGTAATCGTGCTCTGGGCATGCCTACTGGACTAGATAATACCCTACAGTCAACGGAAACTCTCACTCGACTACGTGACTAATGGTAGAAAATTGTATTgcaattaatgaattataaaCTTCTGAAgtactttaaattaacatcCTGATAGCTCGCTCAGGCCAAGCTCATTTtcataaaccaaaaaagaccctttttgttcattttcggTTTACAGGGTGTACAAATAAGGGCAACTCTGGTTCTGACAGCAAAAGCAGTGACCAGAGTATATTTGCAAATGGGGGAAAAAAAAGTGctcacaaataaaaacaacagaagAAAGTAGATGGTAGATGGTAGATGGAAGATGGAAGAAGAGAGAAACAAAAGGTTAGGgagcaacaaatgaaaatgctaAGTTCATTCAAATGGGCCAAGCTGAAAAGTGCggcaataaaaaatgtgtgtgCACATGTGCCCCCAGGACAATTCACAGATAGTCTAACACACTCACGAATACACTCATTCACAtgctcacactcacacacagacacacacgtATACGTGAGCACACACAGATCCCAGGGCCACTCTCAGGCCCAGTTGCTGTTCGAGACCCTGTCTCAGGTCCGGGCAGACCCTAATTCGATCTGATAATCATGGAGTCCCGCCAAAGGGCATGAATTGTAATTTCCTCTTTCGCGGAATTAACTGTCGGGCCTGTCGCTCGCTCGGTTGGCTTTGTAGCGCtgcttttgcaattttttttattcttttatttatttattcttttttattattattattattattattattgttgccctgttttgcacaatttttgaAAGAAGTTCAGCCCCAGCTCCAGTGCCTGCCATTGTGTTTGCCAGGCGCTTTGTATTTAtgtgtcatatttatttatttatttaaaacattacgcttttgttgttgtttattttttgtgattttcatgttgttctttttttatcagtCATGTGCATCCGTTTCCAGTGCAAGCTGAAAAGCCTGCCAGCCATCTATTGTAAAACCCACATCTCCATTCTCCCTTCATTATTctatcttttttctttttcttttttttttttggtatttgataTTATCCTTTGAAGTTTAGATATTTTGCGAGCATTGTTTATGAACTGTCTGTTAAATGTGGCCATTTGCTAATTTTGGGAACGAGGCTTTTGGCCATAAATTGTGAACTTAGTTTGGGCTTAAAGCAAGTGcagaaaatgtattatttacgCAAAACTGATTTCAATAtccttttcaaaattttgaatcttTTAGTATGCcaaactatttaataatattattacagGAAAGGCCTTACAAGTTATCGATTCctaagatatctcaaagaGTATAAGCTTATCTTTTTCCAAAAGGATTTCAAATTCACAGCCGATATTTATGTATGGCAACTCTGTCATTTTGTAAACAGAACAACTATTCtggtaaaaatgtaaatatgtttcaattcaaaaagttagaatttaataactgtaataaaaatataaaaccatatattacatttttcaaaataaaatcaaattggaCCCATTGAACAATTTCATACAGCTTGTACACAATTCCCCAGCATTTGCtaacatttttatcaaataaataaaaactagtcggaaaggctatagtcgagatcccgaatataggatacccgttacttatttaaatatatataaaattactttaaagaaattacttgtattatttgaaaacattaattagACATAACTGACGTTCTAcatgtccgatcttgatgcgattcagtgggataatagataataataatatataacagtaattaccacaaaaacttaatttgaaacaaacttgatctccatggggtctatagaaatctgtgtgccaaactTGGTTACtttatctcttttagtctctgagatccttggctatatcgactctgttgatgctgatcaagaatatatatattatatatactttatagggtcggagatgcatccttctccctgttacatacattctatCGAActcaatatacccttttacttgttttttaagtaacggataTAAAGGGGCTTTTAAATactgttgaaaaatattacaaaatattttattaaaatattcgattcatttttattgaaatttgaattccATTCTAATGGCTTCTGATTATAAACACAACTTCAATGTTAATTATAAGTATACCTGATCATCAAATTAGAGTCGATACAAATCTGTGGataatatattcaaatgtATTTCCCCCGCCCCATGTCATGAATAACAGCTGGAAAATCTGTCAGAGagcaataaacaataataataccaaACGAATAacgaataacaacaatttcgcACAAAAGCCAAATGCGGCAAGTAGACAATTCAGAcgaaaaacaaactgaaaacaaaaagaaaatacaacaaaacgAGAATCGTATCTGAAATCGGAAGCATCAGAGGCAGAAAGttttcctttcctttttttttgaaggGGTGTGAAGGGGAAATGGGGGACTAGTCAGGACGAATCGAGGCATTTTTGCACTGgggtagaaataaaaataaaatcagcaTTTTTagtagttaatttaatttattgcagcaTTTTTATGGTTGACTTTATTgcataataaaacataatttactGCGCCATTGAGACTTTTGCGTTTGCGTCGATGATTCTAAAGCGCAGCCATATTCCATGTGTTCGGGTAGGGATCGGGATCGGGGTCAGAGACGGGGTCGAGTTGAGTCTGTGGAAATTGGTAAGAGAATGGGAAACAGACTGCGCCTTCGtctttgactttttgtttACGTTCGCAGAGACAGTGACagcaagagaaagaaagagagtcAAACACAGAAGGAGAGTGAAGCGATTGAGGGCGTTGTGTTGCATGCCTCCTGGACGCAGATAGAAATTTTGCATATGTGcttatgtctgtgtgtgtgtgtaacagagagtgaaagagattCATAAAACATATTGGTTTCTGATTAAAGCTGAAATATGTCGGCTGATTGCGGCCTCTTAACGAACAACATGATTTACGAGAATTTGGCCAAGCggaagttttaaaaaatgtatcgaGTAATCGAGTAGCTGCTCCTGCAGTCGACAACTTGACATAAAGCAGCGGATTAATCCCATTGAAACGAACttcttaattatataaaaataaaaatatgtacactgaaaaaaggAAGGTATAGAAATGAAgtaagtatatatagttagtaaAGTATATAGATGTACTATTTAATATAGCGCTCTGGGTAGAGACGCCGCATCAGTTGAGAGCAGCTTTCAGGCGCTggttcgagtcccactcgtaacaaggtaaaataaaatttttaaaagttaccaagacagaataaaatgtacataaatccaagctaaaacaacaataaaaagtttaaattacaaaatcatttttatttttttttacttaaattttaaaaaaagttattcttataagaagaacatttattctaaaaaaagaCTTGGTCTTATtgcaaatgttaaatttaaaaatcttttttttttttttactcaaatctaaaaaaaatttattcttataacaagaacatttattctaaaaaaaaaaagacttggtcttatttgcaATGTTCGTAAaaccaaaatgtgttttctcaccttaagaattttatgttttcagacgcaaaattcttagttttaagaccaatatcttggttttttgatcagtgtagtgtatattttaatgaaaattataaatattttattatatgttatgaattatgctttttatatttatgagaaAATGTTGAACAACTAAACCGGATTTCTTAAagatattcattttaaataaataaaaaaaaaaaccactaaCTTTCCATAATAATTTCTCCTTATTTTTGTAGAACTTGGTTTGACATACTTATCAGTACATTGAACTTGAGCTCCCTTTAGAGTCCTTGATATGTATATAGAGTCCATAATTGTGCCGCATTTGCCACTTGTGCGCTTGTAGCAAAGTCATTTGATTTAAGCACCAATTAAGAAGGCAACCCAGCATTAAGAGGCATCCACACATCACATTATAAAAGCTGAGTCCTACCGCAACTTAGCCAACTTTCCGACTGGGACCAACCGCTGTGTCCGACACAAAGATTCCATCAGAAAGAGTCATATATATTTCAACAGTCGGACcatgaaatgaaattgcatCACTGACCAGTGCCTGTTAGTTTTTTGGGCTCTATAAAAGGACAAAGAATTGCGGCAAGGGTCaacagttcagttcagttcaattCAGAGTTGAGACCTCAACATGCATCTACAGGAGTTGTTATTGATTGTGGCcgtgttgttgccacaaagTTTGCGGGCTTTACGCTATAGTCAGGGAACTGGCGATGAGAACTGTGAGACCCTCAAGTCGGAGATACATCTGATCAAGGAGGAGTTCGATGAGTTGGGACGCATGCAGCGAACTTGCAACGCCGATGTCATTGTCAACAAATGCGAGGGACTCTGCAACAGTCAGGTGCAACCCTCAGTGATAACTCCAACGGGGTTTCTGAAAGTGAGTAAACATCTATACTAACTGACAAGATTACTGATTACAAACTGATACTTCCCTCTGTAGGAGTGCTATTGCTGCCGCGAAAGCTTCCTCAAGGAAAAGGTCATCACTCTGACCCATTGCTATGATCCGGATGGCACTCGTCTCACCTCCCCCGAGATGGCCACCATGGACATTCGTCTCAGAGAGCCCACTGAGTGTAAATGCTTCAAATGCGGCGACTTTACacgctaaaattaatttatatttaccaCAGAAATCAATAAAGTTCCTATTCTCTGAACTTttcacccaaaaaaaaattgattttataattgtttttcctTGGATTTCCCCAGGGGTCAGGTCAGTGTGTTTGACTTGCTGATTAAATGCCTTTCTGCCTACTGGGCACATTTCACATATCCATTCTGTTGATTTCGCCTGTCCATAtcatttatagaatttttaacTTTGCTTCAGGTCATATTCGAcagcatcaaaatattttttaaattgcaactCATGTGTGGCTCAAATttctgaatttattatttatccgTTGTGCTCAGTTGCAGTTATGTTTTCCCtgaa includes the following:
- the LOC117781179 gene encoding partner of bursicon, with amino-acid sequence MHLQELLLIVAVLLPQSLRALRYSQGTGDENCETLKSEIHLIKEEFDELGRMQRTCNADVIVNKCEGLCNSQVQPSVITPTGFLKECYCCRESFLKEKVITLTHCYDPDGTRLTSPEMATMDIRLREPTECKCFKCGDFTR